The Streptomyces sp. Alt3 genome has a segment encoding these proteins:
- a CDS encoding SRPBCC family protein has product MATTTASIRVPAPPERVWQLIGGFDTLPDWLPYIPTSELGEGGRVRSLTNEEGGLIVERLEVFDDKGRTYSYSILQAPFPVTGYLSTIAVHEEADAGSSRVEWSGTFTPDGTGEAEAVALFHGIYADGLEALRRTLAAGSAQGS; this is encoded by the coding sequence ATGGCCACCACCACGGCATCGATCCGTGTCCCCGCGCCGCCCGAGCGCGTCTGGCAGCTCATCGGCGGATTCGACACCCTCCCCGACTGGCTGCCCTACATCCCCACGAGCGAACTCGGCGAAGGCGGCCGGGTGAGGAGCCTCACCAACGAGGAGGGGGGCTTGATCGTCGAACGTCTCGAGGTCTTCGACGACAAGGGCCGCACCTACAGTTACTCGATACTCCAGGCCCCGTTCCCGGTGACCGGCTACCTCTCGACCATCGCGGTGCACGAGGAGGCCGACGCCGGTTCCTCCCGAGTCGAGTGGAGCGGCACCTTCACACCGGACGGGACAGGCGAGGCCGAGGCCGTCGCACTGTTCCACGGCATTTACGCCGACGGACTCGAAGCGCTCAGGCGGACCCTTGCCGCCGGCTCGGCTCAGGGCTCCTGA